The following coding sequences are from one Streptomyces venezuelae window:
- a CDS encoding GtrA family protein, whose translation MSPSTLPTLPTPHEAPQTAPPAPRPPDSASDPATGPAPVSAPSPRLTVARLRRLFLELVKFGVVGGSGVAVNLVVFNLLLHGMSSGPMTATVLASCVAMGTNYLGFRFFAYRDRASRTKRQIALFFAFSGIGVAMESLLFYGAYHGAGMSGPLGSNIAKALSIVLASAFRFLVYRTWVFQHDARHDARRH comes from the coding sequence ATGAGTCCGTCGACCCTGCCGACCCTGCCGACCCCGCACGAGGCGCCGCAGACCGCGCCGCCGGCGCCCAGGCCCCCCGACTCCGCCTCCGACCCCGCCACCGGGCCCGCCCCCGTTTCCGCTCCCTCCCCGCGGCTCACGGTCGCCCGCCTGCGCAGGCTGTTCCTGGAGCTCGTGAAGTTCGGCGTCGTCGGCGGCAGCGGTGTGGCGGTGAACCTCGTCGTCTTCAACCTCCTGCTGCACGGCATGTCCTCGGGACCGATGACGGCGACGGTGCTGGCCAGCTGCGTGGCCATGGGCACGAACTACCTGGGCTTCCGCTTCTTCGCGTACCGCGACCGCGCCTCGCGCACGAAGCGGCAGATCGCGCTCTTCTTCGCCTTCAGCGGGATCGGCGTGGCGATGGAGAGTCTGCTGTTCTACGGGGCGTACCACGGTGCGGGCATGAGTGGCCCGCTCGGCTCGAACATCGCGAAGGCGCTGTCGATCGTCCTTGCGTCGGCGTTCCGCTTCCTCGTCTACCGGACGTGGGTCTTTCAGCACGATGCGCGTCACGATGCGCGTCGCCACTAA